The sequence below is a genomic window from Theobroma cacao cultivar B97-61/B2 chromosome 6, Criollo_cocoa_genome_V2, whole genome shotgun sequence.
AGAAAATATGTTGGAGGGCAACGTAGATTAATCCAATTCACTGGCTTTAATGTTTATAGCTATTTGTTGTTAATTTTAATGCAAGGTTCTACTGCAATGAGTTTGTTCCTTAAAAACAGCCACTCTTATCTGCAATCCCTGTAATGACTGATAATTAGAACATGCTTTAGGATGAATGATGTTTTATATGATATGTAGAATGCCAATTATGAGGTCAATTATATCAAATGTCAGTTGTTTGAATGTGCTTCGAGGATACGTAGGTATGAAAAGTTAGAAGATGGTTCTCTATTGTTTCCTGCGTGGAAGCATTGTTTTGGACTCTTAGATCCCTTGGAGCTATTGGTTTAGCAGAAAAATAAATCCCAACTGAGAGTTGTTGCCAGGCAGTTAAAGTTGACATTGTTGCTGGCTTTGGATGCTTATGATCTCTAGTTATGTTATTTTGAAGCTTCGTGTAATAATTTATGCTGAATTAGGCATCTCTTACCTTTTATGAGCAGAGACGTATAGGTATGgcttgaaattttcttttttggaacTTTCAAGTCTCATGCATAATGCCAATCCAATGAGATGGCACTCTCACTTGCATGAATTTGAGGTGTTCTAGGTTTGGACGGCTCCCAAATGGACATGTTCTGCATGTGtacaaataaaacaatattacTTTTACATGGTTGGAGAATGATTAATTCATGGTTGTTGGCAACAAATATCTGCCTTTTCAGTTATTAGATTAGTCTCAGATTATAATACTTATATTCATTGGGCTGGAGTATGAATCTGGTTATTTTCTTGAGTTGCAAAGATTTGATTTAATGTTCAAAGGTATATATGAGTGTGCTATTAAGCAAGAGAAAAATTCTTTGATTGTCAGCATGCACTATAAATTTATTTCCAATTTCTTGTATTATTCTTTCATAGGGTGTTGTTTGTTATCTTTTAATAACTAGGACCATACATGGTTTTTGTTGATACAGTTTCCAAGATTGAATATATAACTGTTTTGCAGAACCCCTGTCCGCAACAGGTCTATCAacatgtgatgatgatgatggttcAAATATGCGGGTTGCTTATAAGGTCTGAAACTTTTTCGTTATTCTACTGAACATTAATGTGTTTCTTGCTATACTTATATTGGCTGTTACCAATTTCAGGGAATGCAAGGTGCATATGGTGAGGCTGCTGCCCTTAAAGCATACCCTAATTGTGAAACTGTACCCTGTGAGAAATATGAAAAGGCATTCAAGGTTCTgatcataaatatttttttggtattttcttGTTGCATGAATCTATGCAGAAATGATTACATTATACAGTTTCATTCTTTTAACAGGCAGTTGAACTTTGGTTAGTGGAAAAAGCAGTTCTCCCCATCGAGAATTCTATAGGTGGTAGCATCCACCGTAATTATGACTTACTCCTCCGGCATAGGTTACACATAGTAAGGGAGGTGCAGTTGGCTGTTAATCACTGCCTCTTGGCATTGCCTGGTGTCAGAATGGAGGAAATGGATCGTGTTTTAGGCCATCCCGAGGTTAAACATGTTCATACTTCCATATCGTTTTAGTTTCTTGTTTGTTCTGGAAGTTACCTGATGTTTTGGGACATACTAGTAATATATAGTAGATCACTTAGCAATTAGCTTTAGGAAATATGCAAACTTCAAGATATGGCTGATTTGAAGTGCAGACCTTCACATCAGATTCTTGAACCCTAGCGATATTATCATTTTCAGGCATTTGCTCAATGTGAGATGACACTTAGCAACATGGGCTTTATTAGAGTTAATTCTGATGATTGTGCCTCAGCTGCTCAGGTAATTTGGGAGATCTTCTTGTGCTAATTCAATTTCCTCATAAGTCATATTTGGACATTTCCTCTTCTTCTGTTTTTCCTGATGTTTTTCATTCTAAGATGCTGGAACAGATTGCTGTCTTAACTGGTGCAAGGAATGTTGGCGCAATAGCAAGTGCTCGAGCAGCAGAAATTTATGGGCTTCACATTCTTGCTAGAAAAGTCCAGGTTAAACCTTCACTTTTTATACGCCTCATTGGTGCCGCGTAGATTccttgaaaaagaagaattctGGCTTTGTAATAGGTTTTGGTATCATAGGCTTAGATTGTACAAAATTATGCAGTTATATGGCCTgtgagtttaaaatatttttattagtatAACCTTCCTGTTTTACATGCCTAGGTTGAGAAAGAGCATGCAGGCACCATTTCTGCaatatctttcaatttctctttGCAGTCATTATCACCATTCTGGTTGGGTGGTGGGAAGTTGGATTGATGGGTATTCAACTTGTGTTTTGAACAATCAGTATGGTGTTCACTCTGGCTACTCTGATTTCTTTCTCGGACTCTTCAGTCTATATATCAAAACTTATTCAGTCAATGTTCTTAAATTGTTACTGCTGTGTCCGAGGCTTGTGTACAATATAGCATTCctcttttgttttggtttttatcTGGAAAGATTTTTGTTGCCTTGAATATTGATTACTGGAAAAgtcaatttgatttgatttactTCATCTCATGCATCAGGACGAGGAGCATAACATTACCAGGTATTTGGTACTTGCAAGAGAACCCATAATTCCAAAAACTGACAAGCCTTATAAGGTATAACTCCTTGAACTTAGTCacatttgttttatttgatgGATTAATATCTCAATTTTGTTGATAATGTTTCCAGACGAGCATTGTTTTTAGTCTAGAAGAAGGTCCTGGCATGCTGTTCAAAGCTTTGGCTGTGTTTACTCTAAGGGGTATAAATTTGTCAAAGGTAAATATAACAAAGTGTTCGGTCTTTGGAGTATCATAATGTCAGAAGATTCTGATTGTTATCTGACCTCTTGGAGCAATTTTTAGATGGAGAGTCGACCACTAAAAATGCATCCTCTGAGAGTTGATGATTCTGACAAAGGGACTGCCAAGTAAGTGTCGTATTTATTGAGATCTGCTACTGTAAATTGGATCTTGGTAATTCCAGAATTAAAATGCATATTGATGGGCAATAGATCTTATTGATGCAATATTTTTCAAGGTATGCGTAATAAATATGAAAGAATAAACCAAGCgcaataaactatttttgaCATAGAGATTATCGTGAGtaataaatagttaaatttatGCTATTAAACTGAGCGATGTCTGGTAGCAGGTGCTTCGACTATCTTTTCTATATTGACTTTGAAGCTTCTATGGCAGAACAGTGTGCCCAAAATGCATTGGCAAATTTAGAGGTCAGTCCTCTCAAACTCCTTAACTATGTCTTTAACTTGTAATGATCATAGTTGTTTCCCCCCAAAAGTCCTCCTTTCTTGGCCTAAATTCCTGAAGTCCTTGGGATCCATGTTCTTTTTTCCAGGAATATGCAACATTTCTCCGCGTCCTTGGTTCCTATCCGATGGATACAACTGTCTAGATGGATACTTCTTCAACGAAGTCCATGTTGGTCCGTCACACCTTCAGATGTAGACGGTTCAACCCACATGACCTGTACATACGAGTCTAGTCTTGATTCATTTGAAGATGGAGAGATTCTTGGAGTATGTTGAAGGCCTACCGATCAATTCGAAAGCTTCTTCAACATGACCTACTACTCCCTCTTTCCTTCTTCCTCTATTTAGCCAACCCACATGATCTTTACAAGTCCAGTCTCAATACATTTGTAGATGGAGAGATTCCTGGAGTATGTTGAGGGCCTACTGATCAGTTCGAAAGCTTCTTCAGCATGACCTACCACTccctctttccttcttttctgtTTAACCTCATAATTCTTTACATCCTCCTGAAAGGTGTGTTGTGATATTTCAATGatgaaaaacaattcaatatctctttatcttaatttaaagaaataaaagaaagttcTTTGATCTCTCCGCTAGCATTTAGCTGCTGCAAACCAAGTTTGGCCTTTGTTTTTACAATGATTGGTTTTCAATTATGTTATTCAACTCACCCATAATACAAAACTAAGCCTTATCTTAGCCTTTAGCCATGGAGAAATGCTCAATGCATGAGATGGATTCTGCGGACTGAGGTGCCTCATTTGTTCATAGGAACTTTATTGTTTTCCCCTTTTCCGATGACTTCAAGGTAGAAGAATAAAGTCTGGAGACTACCTTAGTTAGGGCATTCAGGCCGACAATATCAGTCTTGActaatttaaagcaaaaatcaGTCTCCAAAACCTACTGATAGAGTGATAGTTATGTAACATACTAGATCCAGACCAGATGGGAGTGGAACATTGTTAAAGTTACATAGCAACAACCATACTTAACAGACATACATATTGCTAGCTTATTCCACTACATActaatttattcatatagtagCAGGACTATGGAGCCTTTTCTGCCATTTGATCACTCTGCCTGGTTGAGTTCTTTCAGAAAGTCTTCATTGTCAACCAGGACCTGCAGGCATGGAGCAGAATCACATCTTGAGCTTTGTCGACATAAAAACTACTATCAGAACACTTATAAGAACATTCAAACTCTAGCGAACTTACAAATGCTCATGCAAATGATAGAGACGGTAAAGTTGGCAGCACAACAAAAACTTACTGTTTTCCAGCCATCAGGATCTAGGAAAGAGGTGATTTTGGTGTTAATTCCGGGAATTGGCCCAGGTTTTCGTGTAACCTTTCCGCCAAGCTCTTGTATAACATGTTCCACAACCTCACCACTTTTGTATACATCATCAGTACTAATGGCAACCTGGAATGGAGACAATAGTAACTAAAAACAGGGCAAGGGGAAACTTTTCTAAAGAAGAAATTAAGGCAGCAGCACAGAGGCTTTTGTTCCAAGGATAGCTAAGCAGAAAGTGAGTCTAAAACTGACCTGTGCATATGCATTTCCCTTGGTATATTCAGTCACTCCATAATTGTAAGTCAACTCAAGAACAATAGTCTCAAGTTCTTCAGCATAACCCATCATGGCTATGGAGTACTGTCCAGAGAACGCAAGAGAAATGAGAGGATTTAGTAGGCTTTTTGCATTGCTAAAGGATAACTTTCATATCTCCAGCTAAGTAagctaaataaaaaattccaaGTAGGACACACTTTACCTTGTATTCTGGCCTATCAACCTTCTTTACTAGCTTCATCCCCAGGGCCTGCAAAGAAATCATCGATGAAAAGCAGTGAAATTACTAACTCATCAAGTTTTTTTCTCAACCCTTTTAGGCAACAAAGTCATAAAAGAGAATTATTTGAGAGCAATGATAGCAAGCAATCATTAGGCCCAAAGCCTCCATATAGTTTATGACTATCTTCCAATAAGTCAAAGCACAATGATTTAGCTTTGAAAtcgaaaaataagtttaatcGGTGATACAAAATTCAAGCAAAAGGTTACTTTATATTGCACTACCTTTTCATAGAATTTGACAGAGCGATATAAATCCCCAACACGAAGCATTACTTGACAGAGTGGCTCAGGAGTAGAAGCTCTTTGGATGAGCTCAAAAACATAACCATCAGGATCCTTCACAAAAGCAATGACAGTTGATCCACCTTTGACTGGACCAGGCTCTCTAGTAATATTGCCACCCTTTGCACGGATGTCTTCAACCATTTTGTAAACCTAAAAATTCGAAATGAAACACATTTCAGCATCGCAATGAATCCTTTGCTTGAAGCATTCCAAAAGCACAGAACTTACATCAGGAGTTGCAATCGCAAAATGCCCAAATCCAGTTCCAATATCATATGAAGTTACTCCATAATctgtaaagaaagaaaaaagttctTAGAGATCATAGAAGTTCAAGAGAACTAAAAACGAATTAATAATCACACAGCAAAGAATTAAATTTAGAAGCCCCCTTTCATTGTCAGTAAATTCCTTCACTACCACCACCCAAATGAAAGGAGCAACAAGCTTAGCTATTGAAAGAAACACAAGTTCAACATTACATACTATAGCCTTAAAGTACCCACTTTAGATTTAACCATAGTGAACTATGCTGCAATAGACCTAGCAGATCTacataattttgaataaaaaggAATCACAGAGTTAACCGTTTGATCAGGACAAGGATGCACAAAAAGCCCTTTGCAGAGAATATTTCCATATAAAGGAACAAAGATAGCGGGAATCATACTATATGTTAACTCCACGACGAAATGTGACACCTCTGGGCCAAATCCAAGAAAGGCATTGGAGTATTTCTCTTCAGGAATGTCTCTTTTCCTCAACAGCTTCATCCCAAAACACTCAGTGTAAAACCTGAACACAAATTTATACCACAAAATAAGGACATCCAATCCAAgaatcaaaagaaaacaaagtacTGAAAAAATGTAAGAACACCCCAAGTTCTAGAAAAGCCTACTTGATAGTACGATCGAGATCACCAACACGGTACACAGCATGAAGGAACCGACGCTTATCTTTCTTTGGCCACTCCAACAACTCAGTACTGGGAACTGCAGCTAAACCCTCAGCCATGTTTTCAACAAATCCGATTGCCCTGTAACACTTCATAAAGCCAACCAAGTATATCAACTCAAAATTACACCTTTAACAGCAAGattcaatcttttttattcattttcagCTGATTTATCTTTATCATTGAATTCCATCGATAAAAATTgcttttttttccaatttctaTATCAAGATCAAACTGAAGACTGAGACTTTCTCACTGTATCTAAGTAAGCAAATCAACTGCAACATTACAAAGACGGAACACAACTTCCAATCGTATTACAGCAAACAAACAGCTAACAAAGCACTGACTTGAACCCTAAAATCGTTTAAAAGAATGAACAAAGAAAACCCTAATTTGGATCTAAGAGCTTACCAACGATTACTAGAGAGAGAGTGAGTGAGTTCGACTAGTCAAATGAAACGCCACAGGGGAACCCTGTCACCACCAGAAGCTAGAAAGTAATTTATAATCTCTTTCTTAATCATTTCTCGCTAACGTTACTTGTCTGTCACAAAGTGGACCCAATATCCGACAAGACACGTCTCGACGTTCTTGAAACTGACCAACCAGATGTGTCCTTCTCAAACCCAAAGGAAAAAACCCTTCGTCGTTTTAGACCAAATGATTTGGAGGATTGACACCATCTTTGGACTTTGTGGGGAGTCAAATCCTGCAACGGATACTACACGGAAAAAACGTGGCAATATTCAATTTCGGGGGCACGTTTTGCTCCTCAGACCGGTCCATAATTTGTATTATCAGAAAGAGAGGCCTTAAGATGTTATTAGAAACGGCTTTTTAACGGGTGAATTCTGTCACTTGTTCTACGTTATTTTCAGTATGATCTAAGATTATATACATATTCTATGTAGCAATACGTGTTAGCAGTCAAAATCGAACATTTAGGAACAGTAAACCAGTTTAAGGCTCTAAGATGTTCATTACAAGCAAATATCAGCTTTGTTTGACATCTTAAAAGATTTTTGCAGCATACAGGATGATTAGGAAAGGCTAAAAGGATGAAGGGTCAATTGCTGATAAAAAGAAGTGGCCACTTTCGGCCATTGGAGAGATGAAGTTTGAAACTTTGCATTTGTTGTCTCAGGACAAGTGGACAAGGCCTTTGCCCTTTTTagattctttcttttcagGGCCCCGCTTTGCTTACGACGTCGAAAATCGAAATCAAGCAAAATCTAGGATGGGGTTTGCACCTTTAGTGACCAGCAGATGAAAGCAACAAAGAGTGGAAAGTTTCGATGGTGTTTCAGGTCCAAAGTTTCGCAATTCGGAATAAGCGATGGAATGCTTTTGTATTTAATTAGATTGCCTTGTTCTACACCAAACTCCATAATCTTCCAGCAGAGAGTGGAAAGAATTAccaaattatgaattataaacCCTGTAATTGGCTGTTGGATTCAGCCATGCTACAGCGAAGCAACACTCCTTTGAGACTAATGACAAAGATATATCGTACTCGTTCTTCAGTCACGTGTATGAGTTGGCTCCAGTGGCCCCTTCAATAACATCATTGTCGACGTCGCACGCTTTTCTGCCCCAACTATTCATGCACTTTTTCCCTTAGCAACGAAACCCCACCCTCCATTCACAGCCAAACATGAGTGCTCCGGGATCCTTCCGAGCTCCAAATGAAGGACCAACACTCTtcattgtcaaaaaaaaaaaaggtgacaATTCCTTGCATATTTagcaagaaaaataagaagaaaaatatgagGTTACTATACCTGATTGACATCAGGAACTAAACCTGCTTGCCGGCGATCGAAAATTAaggtaaaaatttgatttggaTGTATTTTAAAATACCATATCAATGGTAACAAGACAAAGGACTAGTGATAAAGAAAGGTAGGTGGTGGAGTAAAGAAACATTTTAATAAGGAAACCACTTGAATAACAGTCAGCAAAGGTCTGCCCTTTTCGATTATATAACCACGAATCATATGGCGAACATTGGGACGAATCAGGTCTCCATTGCTAGCATTGTTCATCCTCAACCACTTCAATAAAACAGAGCACTAGTGGTCCTTCGGGGATCTTTCGGGTGTCACTTCCAAGAGAGCTTAAGCTACCATCACTTGCTatgtaaaagaatttaattagTACTAtgctttaaattaattatttttcaaagatGCATGCAGCCCTTTCCTAACCCCAAAGGTCAAAATGTACCACTGGACCATGAAGTGATCTGACGGCCTAGTCGCCACAATTTGGCGTCCTTCTAATGCACATTCAGCCAGGATCCACGGTGGAGGGTTAAGGGTATGAGGCTCCATCCCCTCCCCAGTTTCCACACTCATGGTCTAACACACGATTGTGAGGTAATATTCGCTATTTAGTGTACTTTTCCTTTGCGGCCACaagaaaattaagataaatatagatttattttttatgatagaCATTGAAATTACTTATCATCTTGATTTTGATCTTCTTTATTGACAAGAATGGTTGTCTAAGATGTGGGAGCTTTCGGTAGATGACTTTCaagacctttttttttttttatcttatacgaattaacataaatatttaatgagCAACATAATTACGTGATAATTGACGTGATTACATGACACAAGTAATCACATCATATAtcaagtaaataaaaatattaattgatattaaatttaataatcgataaattttttattaacattAAGAGTTTTTGTAAATACAaatgaaaattgttttttaatattttaattgatcacataatttggtttttattttgtatgtcttgcaaaatttaaaagaagatCGAATAAAATCAATTGCTCCGGAGGTAAGAGGATGAGAATGTTTTGTGGATAACTTTTAAgacctttttattttatctcacaaaaaacccaaaacagaaaaaaaaaattctctatttgtgtgaaaattagagagagaaaatgaaatgagatttttttacaccatttgaaaataaaaaaaatgaaaaatagggAATATaaagacaaatatttttatagcaTGGACCACCTTGGTTGAGCCAAATGATTCCTGGGGGAGCTGAGGTCACaaataattacataatttaaaCCACACCTTAATTtctccaaaaaaaatatttatttatttaggataaataataaaaataattcaaagtagggccagaaaaataaataaattaaaaaaaaggggagGAAAATGAGAAATCAAGACGACCGCTCTTTCAGCCTCCAAGCACAAACTTAAAACCTACTGTGACGGAAGCGATGAGCGACTTAGATTAAGCTCCATCCAACGAAAATCCGCCACGTAAGCACGTTGAAGGTATCCGGAATAGCGTCCAGGTTCAATGAACCAGGAGCCAGGCATTTCCTCTGCCTATTATTTAACCATTCTATTCCTTCATTCTCATTAACACTAAACACAGAAGAAAATCTAAAGATCTTTAGTTCTTTCTTGTTCTTCGTTTCTTGAATCAAAGATTGTAATTTTGAGCAATGGCATTCGCTGTTACGTCTTCTTCTTCGACTGCGATTTCTGGTTCTGGGTTTTCTCGCTCGGGTGCTTCCTCTGACATCAAAGGTACTTTCTTTTCggttattttctctttttttgtttgaatttttttggtttattgtGTTGATTAATGTCTTATTTTGGGGTTTTCCAGCTCCGCAGATTGGTTCAATTCGGTTAGCAGATCGCCATGCAACGGTGAATCTGTCTCAGAAACGTTGCGCGGTGAGGCCCGTGAATGCGGAGCCGAAACGGAATGATTCCGTGGTTCCTTCGGCAGCAACCATCGTTGCTCCAggtaaaacttcaaaattacattctttttttttaaaaaaaacttggtTTAATGAAGATTGGAAAAGGCTTAATCGCGATTAATTAATTGGTGGATTAACAGAAGTGTCGGAGAAAGTGGAGGTGGAGGATTATGAGCTATTGGCCAAGGAACTTGACAAAGCTTCTCCACTCGAAATCATGGATAGGGCTTTGGAGAAATTCGGAGACGACATAGCCATCGCTTTCAGGTAAccccttcttttcttttctacttCTTAGCTCGAAACTTCATTAGCTTTGACTATTAGTAATTATaatgttaataatttattatgacaaagtatataaataaaatgcaatttcaaattaattaaaggaAATTTAGATCTCTGTTATGGTAGATTCGAGTGTTGATGgtaatgggaatttttttttaacttgtgTAGTGGGGCGGAGGACGTTGCTTTGATTGAGTATGCGAAATTAACTGGTAGACCATTTAGGGTGTTCAGCCTTGATACCGGCAGGCTGAACCCGGAAACTTATCGATTCTTTGATGAGGTTGAGAAGCATTATGGAATTCGAATTGAGTACATGTTTCCGGATTCTGTTGAAGTTCAGGCATTGGTTAGGAGTAAAGGGTTGTTTTCTTTCTATGAGGATGGGCACCAAGAATGCTGCCGTGTCAGGAAAGTGAGGCCTTTGAGGAGAGCACTCAAGGGGTTGCGTGCTTGGATTACTGGTCAAAGGAAAGATCAGTCTCCGGGGACTAGGTCAGAGGTTGCCGTTGTTCAAGTGGATCCTGTTTTTGAAGGATTGGAGGGAGGGGTTGGAAGCTTGGTGAAGTGGAACCCTGTTGCCAATGTTGATGGTAAAGACATTTGGAATTTCCTCCGGGCGATGAATGTGCCTGTCAATTCTTTGCATTCCCAGGGATTTGTGTCTATTGGTTGTGAGCCTTGCACAAGGCCAGTACTACCAGGGCAACATGAGAGGGAAGGACGATGGTGGTGGGAGGATGCCAAGGCCAAGGAGTGTGGTCTTCACAAAGGAAATTTGAAACAAGACAGTGCAGCCCAACTTAATGGCAATGGAAATGGGGCTGCCCATTCCAATGGTACTGCCACTCAAAGTGACATTTTCAATAGCCAGAGCTTGGTCACATTGAGCAGGACTGGAATTGAGAATTTGGCAAGATTGGAGAACCGGAAAGAGCCATGGCTTGTTGTGCTCTATGCCCCATGGTGCCCTTTCTGCCAGGTATCCCTTGTTCCACACTATGCAGAATTTAGTTGAAAAATGTTGGTTTTTGGCTTTAATCTAACGGATCAATGTGTTAAATGTTGAACAGGCAATGGAAGAATCATATGTTGAATTGGCTGAGAAGCTGGCAGGTTCTGGGGTGAAGGTAGC
It includes:
- the LOC18597166 gene encoding arogenate dehydratase/prephenate dehydratase 1, chloroplastic, giving the protein MAIKCAPNWVCSQMPHSHLGTADLGSTRGRIVLEVRPPKWKCCALGSSAPRATSAIEGKPYGTEVETFQTGKTDQVQDTESKVFHEDLSLLPKPLSATGLSTCDDDDGSNMRVAYKGMQGAYGEAAALKAYPNCETVPCEKYEKAFKAVELWLVEKAVLPIENSIGGSIHRNYDLLLRHRLHIVREVQLAVNHCLLALPGVRMEEMDRVLGHPEAFAQCEMTLSNMGFIRVNSDDCASAAQIAVLTGARNVGAIASARAAEIYGLHILARKVQDEEHNITRYLVLAREPIIPKTDKPYKTSIVFSLEEGPGMLFKALAVFTLRGINLSKMESRPLKMHPLRVDDSDKGTAKCFDYLFYIDFEASMAEQCAQNALANLEEYATFLRVLGSYPMDTTV
- the LOC18597167 gene encoding putative lactoylglutathione lyase → MAEGLAAVPSTELLEWPKKDKRRFLHAVYRVGDLDRTIKFYTECFGMKLLRKRDIPEEKYSNAFLGFGPEVSHFVVELTYNYGVTSYDIGTGFGHFAIATPDVYKMVEDIRAKGGNITREPGPVKGGSTVIAFVKDPDGYVFELIQRASTPEPLCQVMLRVGDLYRSVKFYEKALGMKLVKKVDRPEYKYSIAMMGYAEELETIVLELTYNYGVTEYTKGNAYAQVAISTDDVYKSGEVVEHVIQELGGKVTRKPGPIPGINTKITSFLDPDGWKTVLVDNEDFLKELNQAE
- the LOC18597168 gene encoding 5'-adenylylsulfate reductase 2, chloroplastic; translation: MAFAVTSSSSTAISGSGFSRSGASSDIKAPQIGSIRLADRHATVNLSQKRCAVRPVNAEPKRNDSVVPSAATIVAPEVSEKVEVEDYELLAKELDKASPLEIMDRALEKFGDDIAIAFSGAEDVALIEYAKLTGRPFRVFSLDTGRLNPETYRFFDEVEKHYGIRIEYMFPDSVEVQALVRSKGLFSFYEDGHQECCRVRKVRPLRRALKGLRAWITGQRKDQSPGTRSEVAVVQVDPVFEGLEGGVGSLVKWNPVANVDGKDIWNFLRAMNVPVNSLHSQGFVSIGCEPCTRPVLPGQHEREGRWWWEDAKAKECGLHKGNLKQDSAAQLNGNGNGAAHSNGTATQSDIFNSQSLVTLSRTGIENLARLENRKEPWLVVLYAPWCPFCQAMEESYVELAEKLAGSGVKVAKFRADGEQKEYAQTELQLGSFPTILFFPKHSSRPIKYASEKRDVDSLMAFINALR